cCATGGAGATAGCCTTgctaaatgtatgtatgtatgtatgtatgtgctGTCTTATGCTGTGTTCACAGTTGGTGTATTTTTGAAACTGTCAGCATCTTTTTTAGATTATAATCCAGTGGAATAAACCGTGTTTTCCAAAAAGTCCtgagtggtttttttttttaaatgccaccACTGgcgtctttttctgcagctcagagCCTCTTTTCAAGTTGaacttttctgaaaaataaaaagcccTAGTTAAGCACCTTTTTGTCAGCTAACATATGACAAGTGAGTAGATAGAACAGTCGTTTTCATAACAACAAGAAGAAATGGAGAAGGTACTGGTAGACAGACTTTTATTTAGACAATGATAGACAATGCCAGAGCCAACAAAGGATGATTCCAGAAAGAGTTCAGTGCATGTACTTGAtgattttcttttcatcaagttTTTTCAGAGTTGAATGAAAGAGTGATCTGTTGCATTCTCTGTACATCTAGTTCACAACACCACAACAAACTGCCTTTACAACTACAACTACATACTGAAAGCAAACAAGTGACTGCAGTGTTCTGGTTAATAATGAGttatttctgtgtgtttttctctgAATCTCCAGGAAGATGAAGAAGAGATCTTCATCTCATGatcccagctgtgtgtctctgAAGAGTAACAGATCATTGCCTCATCCTCCTGACCTCAGTGATGGAgcagtgacctctgaccccaggTGAATGTGAACATATAACTAGTGGGTGAATTAATTATAACTAGTGAGTGAAACTAGGAAACAACAATTCATGCTAGACTGTCATATGTAAtgattcacattaaaaaaaattcttggttaaattcattaaattcatATATTCTCAGCAGTGTGAATAGAGATGATCAGACCAGAGATCCTCCACAAGCAGTGAATGATGAACTACAGAGAGTCAAAGAGCAGCACAAAACCAGCATGAAGATCAAGTATGAGAGATTATTTGAGGGAAACAAACTCCAGAAGAAtgaaaccctcctgaacaggatctacacacagctctacatcatagagggagacagtgaaggagtgaatgaagaacatgagTTTGTACAGATGAAGAAAACAGGCAGAACAAAACACTCACAAGACACTCCAATCtactgcaatgacatctttaaatCCTCACCTGAACCAGGATGTGAGGAGAAAGACCAAATCAAGACTGTTCTTACTAAAGGCATCGCTGGAATCGGAAAAaccgtctctgtgcagaagttcattctggACTGGGCCGAGGGAAAAGACAATCAGGAtgtagatttcatgtttgtgcttccATTTCGAGAGCTGAACTTGATCCGAGATCATCAGTACAGTCTTCACAGACTTCTGCTGGACTTTCATCCTGAACTTCAAGATCTGGACTCAAAGATTTATGAGGAGtgtaaagttgtgttcatctttgatggtctggatgaaagcagaatcacactgatgttttcagatgatcagaaagtttgtgatgtgactgagacttcatcagtgggtgtgttgatgtcaaacctcatgaaaggagagctgcttccctctgctctcatctggatcacctccagaccagcagcagccaatcagatcccctccaaatacatcaaccgtctgacagaaattcagggattcaatgagtctcagaaggaggaatatttcaggaagagaatcagtgaccagcatcaagccagcagaatcatctcacacatcagaagagcaagaagcctccacatcatgtgccacatccccgtcttctgctggatctcatccACTGTGCTTCAGAAGCTCCTGGAAGAAGATGTGAGTGCAGAAATCCctcaaactctgactgaaatgtacatccacttcctgctgattcagatcaacatgaggaatcagaagtatgaagagagagatccagagaaactcctgcagtccaacagagaagtgattgtgaaacttgctgaagtggctttcaaacagctgatgaagggcaaTGTGATGTTCTATGAGGAGGACCTGATTGAGAGCGGCATAGACGTCACTGACgcctcagtgtattctgggatttTCTTGAGATCTTTAAGGAGGAATCTGTGATTCATCAGAGGAAAGTCTACAGCTTCATTCATCTGAGTGTTCAGGAGTTTCTCGCTGCTTTCCATGAGTTTTACTGCTGTTTAACAAAGAACAAGGAGCCACTGCATGAATTCAGTTTTTATGGTTTTGATAACTCGCTGTACTATCTACTAAGATCAGCAGTAAATAAATCCCTTAAGAGTGTGAATGGACATCTGGATTTGTTCCTGCGGTTCATGCTGGGCGTctcactggagtccaatcagagactcttacAGAATCTACTGACACATACAGAGAACAGCTCAGAGAACATCATGAGAACCACACACTACATTAAAGAGAAGATCAAAGATACAAATGATGATTATCATCTCTCAGCTGGTCAATCTATGAATCTGTTCCTCTGTCTGCTAGAAGTGAAAGATCAGACTCTGTCCATTGAGATTGAGATGTTTGTGAAATCAGAGAAACTCTCTCCTGCTTGCTGCTCAACAATCGCCTACATGCTTCAGATGTCAGAGGAGCCGCTGGATGAGCTGGACCTCAAGAAATACATCACATCAGATGAAGGGAGAAGAAGACTGATACCAGCTGTGATCAACTGCAGAAAAGCTCTGTGAGTGTTAAATTATTAACTACATCATCATATTTATCgtatcatatttaataatgaatctgacacgtttaaaataaatgttcctgAATGAGAGATTTTCTCTTAAATAACAGTCCAGAATCTTAAAGAAGTCACAACACGCCTTTTTAATACAGTAGATAGTTGATCAAATGTCTATTATcaataaatctgtaaataaaaaaacaaaatatcagtAAATAAAACCCAGTCACATGTGAAACTCGTTCATTAAATCAGCAGCAGGTGAAGCAAAGGGACGATCAACACCATTGATCAGTAAAACTGGAATTGAgacagaagataaaataatgaaataaattactgGTAATAATTAGAATGGCAATAACAATATACCATTATAAGTAGGCCTGTCAGTTTAACTTGTTAACttagttaattagttatgaaaaaataaggCGATTAATATACTTTAACACAGTTAACACACTAAccccagacctgtacgtcatcttatTATTACACTATATTTTACATAGTTGACTGTTGAGAAATATGATGCAGTGCAACAACTCCAGAAATGCAGTTATGCtttaaaattcaagatattggtgcaaaaaaatctgcaGTATATCACACATCACAGGATATGacacgggcagcaagagcatTATATGACACTAGTGCTGATTCTCCTTGAAAATGCTTGAATTTTAATGTAGTGTTTTCAAGGTTTGAAAAATGCTTGGATTTTGGATAAAGATCTCACTTTCTTACtgaatagttatttttttacataaaataagtcGAACTCTGCTGGAGTCTGCGCGTGTGGCTGTATAGTGTGATCTGTCTTTACGTGCACCCTCTGATGGAACAGAGCGGGAGATTAAAACATGCCGTGAGGTTGCTGCTTTAGTCAGCGTTGGtttgaaaatgacaaatacaaattatggttaaaatgaaaactaaacacTTAAGTAGCCTCTAGTAAAGTCTGCTTTTTCATGAAAGAGTCCAAACTTTAAAGCCATataaaaggtaaataaaaatgCCCCTGCTCAGTTCAGCTAAATCTTGATgagttttttgagaaagtaaaaatgcagaaagtttcctgTGATGGGGAGTTTTAGGGGTGGTGTAGAAAGCTAATAATTTATAGCTACTTTTGACTAATCCCTTgtcttaaaaatagtttaaaaggCTTAAATGTgagtagggatgtaacgattacCGGTTTGatgataaatcatgataaaattccccACGGGTAGTATTACCATTGcgtattttaattatcattaaaaccgtATTTGATTACCACgatttgaacaactgatgataaataaataatgtacagCATAATGCACAGTTTTAAGTAACAGTCTCATTTGCGCAAGGCATGCAAAATAGTTTCGTTTTGTGTGGAAAGACAGTGGATGTTTTAAAAGAGCGCTAAAGGCATAGGTGCCGATCCCCACGGAAATAATCGAGCACCCACGGAAAAacagtatatttacatttcaacAGGTCATACATgtacataatttattcaacacAGTGCAACCTAAGAGCTTTGACCTTTCAATGAAATATGTGTTGTATATCTATTTACATATTAGTCTTTTGAGAAAATGACTTTTGTGTCTAGTGGTCGAGCGATGGTCAACAATGTCATTCAAATCCCCAACAAACCTGCTTGTTCttttcatttacacatttatgtgtttatttgttggATTAATGCAGAGATTTGTGTGAATTCTGCAGTTATAATATACATTGGTTTATTAAAGCGTAATTGTTCTTGTTTTAGACAGGGCATGTCCATTTCACACTGAGTAACAGATATTCTCCTGCACTGTGTCTCAATGTACGTTTGTGTGATTCCAGTCGGAGGGTTTAGTTATCAGGGGACAGTTCATTCGTCATAAGCGTCTTTGTGGGGCTGGAAATACAAAGATGTGAATCACTGCTCTTTCATATGGAGAGTGTATCTGATGTTGATGAGTGTTTCTAACTGCGGATCAGAGCCACTTCCATGATTAAATCACTGAGGTGCTTCTGAAATTATTGAGCTGCTCTAGCCTTAACGCACATCTGTTTCCACAGATCATATATAGTGTGTGGTAAGTATGTACATCTCCGTAACTGAGGCCGATGTGATACATATGTTGATTAATATCCAACGATACAATATATTCAAGATTACAGTCTTCACAGACTTCTGCTGGACTTTCATCCTGAACTTTAAGATCTGGACTCAAAGATTTATGAGGAGtgtaaagttgtgttcatctttgatggtctggatgaaagcagaatcacactgatgttttcagatgatcagaaagtttgtgatgtgactgagacttcatcagtgggtgtgttgatgtcaaacctcatgaaaggagagctgcttccctctgctctcatctggatcacctccagaccagcagcagccaatcagatcccctccaaatacatcaaccgtctgacagaaattcagggattcaatgagtctcagaaggaggaatatttcaggaaaAGAATCAGTGACCAGCATCAAGCcagcagaatcatctcacacatcagaagagcaagaagcctccacatcatgtgccacatccccgtcttctgctggatctcatccACTGTGCTTCAGAAGCTCCTGGAAAGAAGATGTGAGTGCAGAAATCCctcaaactctgactgaaatgtacatccacttcctgctgatTCAGATAAACATGAGGAATCAGAAGTATGAAGAGAGAGATCCAGAGAAACTCCTGCAGTCCAACAGAGAAGTGATTGTGAAACTTGCTGAAGTGGCTTTCAATCAGCTGATGAAGGGCAATGTGATGTTCTATGAGGAGGACCTGATTGAGAGCGGCATAGAAGTCACTGACgcctcagtgtattctgggatttTCTTGAGATCTTTAAGGAGGAATCTGTGATTCATCAGAGGAAAGTCTACAGCTTCATTCATCTGAGCGTTCAGGTTTCTCGCTGTTTCTGCTGCTTTTAATGAGTTTTAACTGCTGTTTAACAAAGAACAAGGAGCCACTGCATgaaattcaatatttaaatatggttTTGATAATGAAGACTGTCTGTATGATCTACTAAGATCAGCAGTAGATA
The Labeo rohita strain BAU-BD-2019 unplaced genomic scaffold, IGBB_LRoh.1.0 scaffold_439, whole genome shotgun sequence genome window above contains:
- the LOC127160723 gene encoding protein NLRC3 isoform X1, which produces MEDRQKDASEMMQNSQKTPSPEPSCASLKSDRSLPHPPDLSDGAVTSDPRKMKKRSSSHDPSCVSLKSNRSLPHPPDLSDGAVTSDPSSVNRDDQTRDPPQAVNDELQRVKEQHKTSMKIKYERLFEGNKLQKNETLLNRIYTQLYIIEGDSEGVNEEHEFVQMKKTGRTKHSQDTPIYCNDIFKSSPEPGCEEKDQIKTVLTKGIAGIGKTVSVQKFILDWAEGKDNQDVDFMFVLPFRELNLIRDHQYSLHRLLLDFHPELQDLDSKIYEECKVVFIFDGLDESRITLMFSDDQKVCDVTETSSVGVLMSNLMKGELLPSALIWITSRPAAANQIPSKYINRLTEIQGFNESQKEEYFRKRISDQHQASRIISHIRRARSLHIMCHIPVFCWISSTVLQKLLEEDVSAEIPQTLTEMYIHFLLIQINMRNQKYEERDPEKLLQSNREVIVKLAEVAFKQLMKGNVMFYEEDLIESGIDVTDASVYSGIFLRSLRRNL
- the LOC127160723 gene encoding protein NLRC3 isoform X2 — translated: MEDRQKDASEMMQNSQKTPSPEPSCASLKSDRSLPHPPDLSDGAVTSDPRKMKKRSSSHDPSCVSLKSNRSLPHPPDLSDGAVTSDPSVNRDDQTRDPPQAVNDELQRVKEQHKTSMKIKYERLFEGNKLQKNETLLNRIYTQLYIIEGDSEGVNEEHEFVQMKKTGRTKHSQDTPIYCNDIFKSSPEPGCEEKDQIKTVLTKGIAGIGKTVSVQKFILDWAEGKDNQDVDFMFVLPFRELNLIRDHQYSLHRLLLDFHPELQDLDSKIYEECKVVFIFDGLDESRITLMFSDDQKVCDVTETSSVGVLMSNLMKGELLPSALIWITSRPAAANQIPSKYINRLTEIQGFNESQKEEYFRKRISDQHQASRIISHIRRARSLHIMCHIPVFCWISSTVLQKLLEEDVSAEIPQTLTEMYIHFLLIQINMRNQKYEERDPEKLLQSNREVIVKLAEVAFKQLMKGNVMFYEEDLIESGIDVTDASVYSGIFLRSLRRNL
- the LOC127160723 gene encoding protein NLRC3 isoform X3 yields the protein MEDRQKDASEMMQNSQKTPSPEPSCASLKSDRSLPHPPDLSDGAVTSDPSSVNRDDQTRDPPQAVNDELQRVKEQHKTSMKIKYERLFEGNKLQKNETLLNRIYTQLYIIEGDSEGVNEEHEFVQMKKTGRTKHSQDTPIYCNDIFKSSPEPGCEEKDQIKTVLTKGIAGIGKTVSVQKFILDWAEGKDNQDVDFMFVLPFRELNLIRDHQYSLHRLLLDFHPELQDLDSKIYEECKVVFIFDGLDESRITLMFSDDQKVCDVTETSSVGVLMSNLMKGELLPSALIWITSRPAAANQIPSKYINRLTEIQGFNESQKEEYFRKRISDQHQASRIISHIRRARSLHIMCHIPVFCWISSTVLQKLLEEDVSAEIPQTLTEMYIHFLLIQINMRNQKYEERDPEKLLQSNREVIVKLAEVAFKQLMKGNVMFYEEDLIESGIDVTDASVYSGIFLRSLRRNL
- the LOC127160723 gene encoding protein NLRC3 isoform X4; amino-acid sequence: MEDRQKDASEMMQNSQKTPSPEPSCASLKSDRSLPHPPDLSDGAVTSDPSVNRDDQTRDPPQAVNDELQRVKEQHKTSMKIKYERLFEGNKLQKNETLLNRIYTQLYIIEGDSEGVNEEHEFVQMKKTGRTKHSQDTPIYCNDIFKSSPEPGCEEKDQIKTVLTKGIAGIGKTVSVQKFILDWAEGKDNQDVDFMFVLPFRELNLIRDHQYSLHRLLLDFHPELQDLDSKIYEECKVVFIFDGLDESRITLMFSDDQKVCDVTETSSVGVLMSNLMKGELLPSALIWITSRPAAANQIPSKYINRLTEIQGFNESQKEEYFRKRISDQHQASRIISHIRRARSLHIMCHIPVFCWISSTVLQKLLEEDVSAEIPQTLTEMYIHFLLIQINMRNQKYEERDPEKLLQSNREVIVKLAEVAFKQLMKGNVMFYEEDLIESGIDVTDASVYSGIFLRSLRRNL